In Ochotona princeps isolate mOchPri1 chromosome 22, mOchPri1.hap1, whole genome shotgun sequence, the following are encoded in one genomic region:
- the PRNP gene encoding prion protein precursor, which produces MAHLSYWLLVLFVAAWSDVGLCKKRPKPGGGWNTGGSRYPGQGSPGGNRYPPQGGGWGQPHGGGWGQPHGGGWGQPHGGGWGQPHGGGWGQGGTHNQWGKPSKPKTNMKHVAGAAAAGAVVGGLGGYMLGSAMSRPIIHFGNEYEDRYYRDNMYRYPNQVYYKPVDQYSNQNNFVHDCVNITIKQHTVTTTTKGENFTETDIKMMERVVEQMCVTQYQQEYQASYQRAASVVVFSSPPVILLISFLIFLIVG; this is translated from the coding sequence ATGGCACACCTCAGCTACTGGCTGCTGGTCCTCTTCGTGGCCGCATGGAGTGACGTGGGCCTTTGCAAGAAGCGGCCAAAGCCTGGAGGAGGATGGAACACCGGCGGGAGCCGATACCCGGGTCAGGGCAGCCCAGGAGGCAACCGTTACCCACCCCAGGGTGGCGGATGGGGTCAGCCCCATGGCGGTGGCTGGGGTCAGCCCCACGGTGGTGGCTGGGGTCAGCCTCACGGTGGCGGCTGGGGTCAGCCCCATGGTGGCGGCTGGGGTCAAGGAGGTACCCACAATCAGTGGGGTAAGCCCAGTAAGCCAAAAACCAACATGAAACATGTGGCAGGTGCCGCGGCGGCGGGGGCAGTGGTTGGGGGTCTGGGCGGCTACATGCTGGGGAGCGCCATGAGCAGACCCATCATACACTTCGGCAACGAGTACGAGGACCGTTACTATCGGGATAACATGTACCGTTACCCCAACCAAGTGTATTACAAGCCTGTAGACCAGTACAGCAACCAGAACAACTTTGTGCACGACTGCGTGAACATCACGATCAAGCAGCACACGGTGACCACCACCACCAAAGGAGAGAACTTCACCGAGACCGACATCAAGATGATGGAACGCGTGGTGGAGCAGATGTGTGTCACCCAGTACCAGCAGGAGTACCAGGCCTCCTACCAGAGGGCAGCCAGTGTGGTGGTCTTCTCCTCGCCGCCCGTGATTCTGCTCATCTCCTTCCTCATTTTCCTGATAGTGGGATGA